A part of Hydrogenobacter sp. T-8 genomic DNA contains:
- the rpoC gene encoding DNA-directed RNA polymerase subunit beta': MRKGLLPFERIKLMLASPEEIRSWSYGEVKKPETINYRTHKPEKDGLFCAKIFGPIKDYECLCGKYRGKRFEGTICDRCGVEVTRSYVRRKRFGHIDLAAPVAHIWFLKSTPSKIATLLGLSVRDVERVIYFESYLVIEYPMSEEEEKVFRQQEDTLPLKDEIGNTRFVKLHVVDEDTYNAEFAVSLEHKYEGGMGAEIIKKVLASLDLETYAKKLREEIRPYSLGYEDLSEELYSKYKKLYERMIKVLAEDLSLYGADIKVPEGSTLNETLHQIICDKLYLHPETGQISTEPIEGYMTGREAIQAYYEKLRQRKKDLPVFEKIKLDIRTAVLKEVSESKVKKVLRVLKLVEDFIKSGNKPEWMILEVLPVLPPELRPLVALDGGRFATSDLNDLYRRIINRNNRLKRLIELDAPEIIIRNEKRMLQEVVSALIDNGKRGRVVTQNGRALKSLSDYLRGKQGRFRQNLLGKRVDYSGRSVIVVGPELKMHQCGLPRIMALELFKPFVYRRLEEKGYATSIKNAKKLVEQKTPEVWECLEEVVKQHPVLLNRAPTLHRMSIQAFEPVLVDGKAIQLHPLVCPPFNADFDGDQMAVHVPLGITAQLEAYILMLSTQNILSPAHGKPITMPSQDMILGVYYMTQEVPGVKGEGKLFFSREEVLLALENKRVDMHARIKLRLEDGKLVETTPGRVLFNSILPEGHPFVNEPLDKKKVSKLIANIYNRYGTERTAKFLDDLKELGYNIATRAAVSIGIEDLQIPSVKREVLSKAFEQTDEIAELHRKGIITAKERYNRIIDLWSEITDRVSKAMFEEIEKSTRKEGEKVYTGIFNPIYMMANSGARGNRDQIRQLAAMRGLMAKHTGEFIETPIVSNFREGLSVLEYFISTYGARKGLADTALKTAFAGYLTRRLVDVAQDITITERDCGTYRGIVMEAIVEGGEEKVSLKDRIIGRTLAEDVLDPYTGEVIARRNQIVDEELADKIVHAGIEKVMVRSPLTCESQHGICAMCYGWDLSQRKLVDVGEAVGIIAAQSIGEPGTQLTMRTFHIGGAAVAERVKGELLNEKAGTVKYYNIKLITNREGKKINISKDGAIGIVDAEGRMVERHAVPYGASILVEEGKEVSENTLLAEWDPFNTFIIAEESGRVEFKDIALDITVKEERDPLTGKTSTIVSFTRPKDAMLHTPKIVVHTEDGREVSYDLPVNSILNVPAEKVSFEWMVCPTCSESEGTEIQHKYYVVKDYVVQPGDVLARIPKEMAKVRDIVGGLPRVEELFEARRPKNPAILTEIDGIVRIFEDADEVIVFNPRTGETRKYDIKKDEYILVSHGQYVQKGVKITDRIEAEIDGQVRIKGRGYRIVVYNKETGLQKEYFVPKGKHLLVKNGDLVNAGDPLTDGTPVPEEILKIKGVEELQKFLLKEVQMVYRLQGVDINDKHFEIIIRQMLRRRRIVDPGDSRFLVNEEVEVEELQQEVERIKEEGGKIPKAEPILVGISKAALTSRSWISSASFQETTKVLTDAACEGKVDDLRGIKENVIIGNLIPAGTGLWEYAEVEVIEEEKAKVLKDVL, translated from the coding sequence ATGAGAAAAGGTCTTTTACCCTTTGAGAGAATAAAGCTCATGCTTGCCTCCCCTGAGGAAATAAGGAGCTGGAGCTATGGGGAGGTAAAAAAGCCAGAGACCATAAACTACAGAACCCACAAACCTGAAAAAGATGGTCTTTTCTGTGCAAAGATTTTTGGTCCCATAAAGGACTACGAATGTCTATGTGGAAAATACAGGGGTAAACGCTTTGAAGGCACCATATGCGACAGGTGTGGTGTGGAGGTTACAAGGTCTTATGTAAGACGCAAAAGGTTCGGACACATAGACCTTGCAGCTCCTGTGGCCCACATATGGTTTCTCAAAAGCACACCATCGAAAATAGCCACCCTTCTGGGTCTTTCTGTCAGGGATGTGGAAAGGGTAATATACTTTGAGTCCTATTTGGTTATAGAGTATCCCATGAGCGAAGAGGAAGAAAAAGTCTTCCGCCAGCAGGAAGATACCCTACCTCTCAAAGATGAGATAGGCAACACAAGGTTCGTCAAGCTCCATGTGGTGGACGAAGATACCTACAATGCAGAGTTTGCAGTAAGCCTTGAGCACAAGTATGAAGGGGGTATGGGTGCAGAGATAATAAAAAAGGTTCTGGCTTCCCTTGACCTTGAGACATACGCAAAGAAGCTGAGAGAGGAGATAAGACCCTACAGCTTGGGCTACGAAGACCTTTCTGAAGAGCTCTACAGTAAATACAAAAAGCTCTATGAACGCATGATAAAGGTGCTGGCGGAGGACCTTAGCCTCTACGGTGCGGATATAAAAGTTCCAGAAGGTTCAACGCTGAACGAGACCCTTCACCAGATAATTTGCGACAAGCTCTACCTCCATCCCGAGACTGGACAGATATCTACCGAACCCATTGAGGGCTACATGACCGGCAGGGAGGCAATACAAGCCTACTACGAGAAGCTCCGTCAGAGGAAGAAGGACCTTCCGGTGTTTGAGAAGATAAAGCTGGACATAAGGACCGCAGTTCTCAAAGAGGTCTCCGAGTCAAAGGTAAAGAAGGTTCTAAGGGTCCTCAAGCTGGTGGAGGACTTCATAAAGAGTGGAAACAAGCCCGAGTGGATGATATTAGAAGTTCTTCCCGTTCTACCCCCTGAACTCAGACCCCTCGTTGCCCTTGATGGTGGGCGATTTGCCACCTCAGACCTCAACGACCTTTACAGAAGGATAATAAACCGTAACAACAGACTAAAAAGGCTTATAGAGCTGGATGCTCCAGAGATAATCATAAGGAACGAAAAGAGGATGCTTCAGGAAGTGGTCTCCGCCCTCATAGACAACGGAAAACGCGGAAGGGTGGTGACCCAAAACGGACGGGCTCTTAAATCCCTCTCTGATTATCTGAGGGGTAAGCAAGGGCGTTTTAGGCAGAACCTTCTGGGTAAAAGGGTGGACTATTCGGGTCGTAGCGTTATAGTGGTAGGTCCTGAGCTAAAAATGCATCAGTGCGGTCTCCCCAGAATAATGGCTTTGGAGCTTTTCAAACCCTTTGTTTACAGAAGGCTTGAGGAGAAGGGCTATGCCACCTCCATAAAGAACGCCAAAAAGCTGGTGGAGCAGAAAACTCCAGAGGTGTGGGAGTGCCTTGAGGAGGTGGTAAAACAGCACCCTGTGCTTCTCAACCGTGCACCCACCCTTCACAGGATGTCCATACAGGCTTTTGAACCAGTTCTTGTGGACGGTAAAGCCATACAGCTACATCCCTTGGTGTGTCCTCCCTTTAACGCAGACTTTGATGGTGACCAGATGGCGGTGCATGTGCCTCTGGGGATTACCGCACAGCTTGAAGCTTACATACTCATGCTTTCTACCCAGAACATTCTCTCTCCAGCCCACGGCAAGCCTATAACCATGCCCTCTCAGGACATGATACTGGGCGTCTATTACATGACCCAAGAAGTTCCCGGCGTAAAAGGTGAGGGCAAGCTCTTTTTCAGCAGAGAGGAGGTGCTTCTTGCCCTTGAGAACAAAAGGGTGGACATGCATGCACGCATAAAGCTCAGGCTCGAGGATGGAAAACTCGTAGAAACAACTCCCGGCAGAGTTCTTTTCAACAGCATACTGCCAGAAGGACACCCCTTTGTAAACGAACCCTTAGATAAGAAAAAGGTTTCCAAACTCATAGCTAACATCTACAACAGATACGGAACGGAAAGGACTGCAAAGTTTCTTGATGACCTCAAGGAGCTGGGCTACAACATAGCCACAAGGGCTGCGGTATCTATAGGCATAGAAGACCTACAAATTCCGAGTGTGAAGAGAGAGGTTCTTTCTAAGGCTTTTGAGCAGACCGACGAGATAGCAGAACTGCACAGAAAGGGCATAATCACTGCAAAGGAACGTTACAACAGGATAATTGACCTTTGGTCTGAGATAACGGACAGGGTTTCAAAAGCCATGTTTGAGGAGATAGAAAAAAGCACAAGAAAAGAAGGGGAAAAGGTTTACACGGGCATCTTCAACCCTATATACATGATGGCAAACTCTGGAGCCCGTGGAAACAGAGACCAGATAAGACAGCTTGCTGCCATGAGAGGTCTTATGGCAAAGCACACAGGAGAGTTCATAGAAACGCCTATTGTGTCCAATTTCAGAGAGGGTCTTTCTGTGCTTGAGTATTTCATTTCCACCTACGGTGCAAGGAAGGGTCTTGCGGACACTGCCCTAAAGACCGCCTTTGCGGGATATCTCACCAGAAGGCTTGTGGATGTGGCACAGGATATAACCATAACGGAGAGAGACTGCGGAACTTACAGAGGCATAGTGATGGAAGCCATAGTGGAGGGTGGTGAAGAGAAGGTCTCCCTCAAGGACAGGATAATAGGCAGGACACTGGCAGAGGATGTGCTTGACCCCTACACGGGAGAGGTGATAGCTCGCAGAAATCAAATAGTGGACGAGGAGCTTGCGGACAAAATAGTGCATGCGGGGATAGAAAAGGTCATGGTAAGGTCTCCACTTACTTGCGAATCCCAGCACGGCATATGTGCCATGTGCTACGGTTGGGACCTCTCTCAGAGGAAGCTGGTAGATGTGGGAGAGGCTGTGGGGATAATTGCAGCACAGTCCATAGGAGAGCCTGGAACACAGCTCACCATGAGAACCTTCCATATAGGCGGTGCGGCGGTGGCAGAGAGGGTAAAGGGCGAGCTCCTAAACGAGAAGGCAGGCACCGTCAAATACTACAATATAAAGCTCATAACCAACAGGGAAGGAAAGAAGATAAACATTTCCAAAGATGGAGCCATAGGCATTGTGGATGCAGAAGGTAGGATGGTGGAGCGTCATGCGGTGCCATACGGGGCAAGCATACTTGTGGAGGAAGGAAAGGAAGTTTCAGAGAATACCCTTTTGGCTGAATGGGACCCATTCAACACCTTCATCATCGCCGAAGAATCTGGCAGAGTGGAGTTCAAGGACATAGCCCTTGACATCACCGTCAAGGAGGAGAGAGACCCACTTACTGGTAAGACCTCCACAATAGTGTCCTTTACAAGACCCAAGGACGCCATGCTCCACACACCAAAGATAGTGGTCCATACAGAGGATGGAAGGGAGGTATCCTATGACTTGCCTGTCAACTCTATCCTCAATGTGCCAGCAGAGAAGGTGAGCTTTGAGTGGATGGTATGTCCCACATGCAGTGAGTCCGAAGGCACGGAGATACAACACAAGTATTATGTGGTCAAGGACTATGTGGTTCAGCCCGGTGACGTGCTGGCACGCATTCCAAAGGAGATGGCAAAGGTCCGTGATATCGTGGGAGGTCTTCCAAGGGTGGAAGAGCTATTTGAAGCAAGAAGACCCAAGAACCCTGCTATCCTGACTGAGATAGATGGTATTGTAAGGATCTTTGAAGATGCGGACGAGGTTATTGTGTTCAACCCAAGAACGGGAGAAACCAGAAAATATGATATAAAGAAGGACGAATACATCCTTGTGAGCCACGGACAGTATGTGCAAAAGGGTGTAAAGATAACAGACCGCATAGAAGCCGAGATAGACGGGCAAGTAAGAATAAAGGGAAGAGGCTACAGAATTGTGGTCTACAACAAGGAAACAGGACTTCAAAAGGAATACTTTGTGCCAAAGGGCAAGCACCTACTTGTGAAGAATGGTGACCTTGTGAACGCAGGAGACCCTCTCACTGACGGCACACCTGTGCCAGAGGAGATACTCAAGATAAAAGGAGTGGAAGAGCTTCAAAAGTTCCTCCTTAAAGAGGTTCAAATGGTCTACAGATTGCAAGGCGTGGATATAAACGACAAGCACTTCGAGATAATAATCCGCCAGATGCTTAGACGCAGACGCATAGTAGACCCAGGGGACAGCAGGTTCTTAGTAAACGAGGAGGTGGAAGTGGAAGAGCTACAGCAAGAAGTGGAAAGGATAAAGGAAGAGGGTGGCAAAATACCAAAGGCAGAGCCCATACTTGTGGGCATATCAAAGGCTGCTCTAACTTCAAGAAGCTGGATATCCTCTGCCTCCTTCCAAGAGACCACGAAGGTGCTAACCGACGCAGCCTGCGAAGGCAAGGTGGATGACCTCAGAGGTATAAAGGAAAATGTAATAATAGGCAATCTCATACCTGCAGGAACTGGTCTGTGGGAGTATGCGGAGGTAGAAGTTATAGAGGAAGAGAAG
- the rpoB gene encoding DNA-directed RNA polymerase subunit beta — translation MRKNMPLPRKFFGRREELVSPPNLLFLPKESFEAFLQFYTPPSKREQKGLEYVFSTSFPFKDPDEKITLEYLGYEVGDWECNRCGYKAYTDQSFLGGYSVNCPKCGTLLVHKEKYTEEECKIKGFTYSLPLRVMVRLRTKTKKGERVGEPKKVYFGEVPMMTKTGSFIINGSERIVVSQLIRSPGVFFEEKEERQKETTIIRMIYRASIIPDKGPRVEFELSSTTDILSSRIDRRKVGGTFVLRALGLETAYDILKPFYPDARAFFVQKGVIFDRDTGEEYKVEDLEGFYLFAVLRYKAKLEEKGVEEEMLEERFIEEPGQLERLLKDERIKIDLISAVPKESAVKSPYGKILIETLVAETAPKDQDKRSPLKIPARFTLRDFALVDIYKKLRAVEPMVMELEHLISRARSHFDLYFKDLTRYDLSKVGRVKLNAKVHRVPKELKPADFERLSSLPALALAEDVGEFKAGTLITEDVLSGIFKLKDSVKVKDYTEGQARFLNALDLVNTIKYLINLRYGREKKDDIAYLGNRRIRAVGELLENQARIGIARMEKFFRDRCTVANPEDPNLKPQDLLNPRYLTSSLYEFLKGGMLSQYLDNTNPLSALTHKRRLSALGPGGLTRESAKFEIRDVHPSHYGRICPIETPEGQNIGLVTSLTVYAQTNEYGFIVTPYRKVENGRVTDKVEHLAAYEEENFVIAQYTPTDEDGRILSDRVYVRYKNDIQIVKPEQVHYMDVSPRQVISVSASLIPFLEHDDANRALMGSNMQRQAVPLMFTSSPLIGTGMEKKVAFDSGAVVVAKRGGVVEEVDSKRIIIRANPEEINMADPTDTGIDLYELKKFERTNQNTCINQRPLVVKGQRVNKGELLADGQSTFRGELALGKDVLVAFMPWRGYNFEDAIVISERLVKEDVYTSIHIEELEVEARETKIGNEEITRQIPGVPERLLSHLDEFGIVRPGTYVKPGDILVGKVTPKGEAQLTPEEKLLQAIFGEKSRDVKDSSLRCPPGVEGVVVDVKVFVRKTGERRNYLAEHVERTEREELEKELEKKKRLIVDGRNRIVKDLVLGRRLDKDITVKKKVYKAGTVVDEQVFDALLNYIITKPENLFEDEELCKRINDLRERTRFQVDMISKIYEDKIESIGKRSELPPGVITLVKVYIAQKRKIKVGDKMAGRHGNKGVISVVLPVEDMPFLEDGTPVDIVLNPLGVPSRMNVGQILETHLGWASRELGKRLRELIEEGAERQELIEFLKKVYAVGDVKGENQRHVEEFLHSLDEESFEEVINLYAERGVPMATSAFEGASEEHIRELLRMAGLPEDGKTVLYDGRTGEPFDMRVTVGYMHMLKLIHMVDDKIHARSTGPYSLVTQQPLGGRAQFGGQRLGEMEVWALEAHGAAHTLQEMLTVKSDDIEGRTKVYESIVKGKYIYQPGVPESFRVLVRELKALGLDVRCENGAVMPCDQIEVEEEQ, via the coding sequence ATGAGAAAAAATATGCCCTTACCAAGAAAATTCTTTGGTAGAAGGGAAGAGCTTGTCAGTCCACCAAACCTTCTTTTCCTGCCAAAGGAATCCTTTGAGGCTTTCCTTCAGTTCTACACTCCACCATCCAAAAGGGAGCAGAAGGGACTTGAGTATGTGTTCTCCACCTCCTTTCCCTTTAAGGACCCAGACGAGAAGATAACCCTTGAATACTTGGGTTATGAGGTGGGAGATTGGGAATGTAACAGGTGTGGATACAAAGCCTATACAGACCAGAGCTTTCTGGGAGGTTACAGTGTAAATTGTCCAAAATGTGGAACCTTGCTGGTCCATAAGGAAAAGTATACGGAAGAAGAATGTAAAATAAAGGGCTTTACCTACTCCCTGCCCCTTAGGGTTATGGTCAGACTCAGAACCAAGACCAAAAAGGGTGAAAGGGTAGGAGAACCTAAGAAGGTCTACTTCGGTGAAGTGCCTATGATGACCAAGACTGGCTCTTTTATCATAAACGGCAGTGAGAGGATAGTGGTGAGCCAGCTAATACGCTCTCCGGGTGTGTTCTTTGAGGAAAAAGAGGAGCGTCAAAAGGAAACCACTATAATCCGTATGATATACAGGGCGAGCATCATACCAGACAAGGGACCCAGGGTTGAGTTTGAGCTTTCAAGCACTACTGATATACTTTCCTCAAGGATAGATAGGCGAAAGGTGGGCGGAACCTTTGTCCTTAGGGCTCTGGGTCTTGAGACCGCCTACGATATACTCAAGCCCTTTTATCCAGATGCGAGAGCCTTTTTTGTGCAGAAGGGAGTGATATTTGACAGAGATACAGGCGAAGAGTATAAGGTGGAAGACTTAGAAGGTTTTTATCTCTTTGCGGTCCTCCGCTATAAGGCAAAGTTGGAAGAGAAGGGTGTGGAAGAAGAAATGCTGGAGGAGAGGTTCATTGAAGAACCCGGACAGCTTGAAAGGCTTTTGAAAGACGAAAGGATAAAGATAGACCTTATATCCGCAGTTCCAAAAGAGAGTGCAGTAAAGAGCCCATACGGTAAGATACTCATAGAAACTCTGGTGGCGGAGACTGCTCCAAAGGACCAGGACAAGAGAAGCCCCCTCAAGATACCTGCAAGGTTCACCCTCAGAGACTTTGCCCTTGTGGATATATACAAAAAGCTCAGGGCGGTAGAGCCTATGGTGATGGAGCTTGAACATCTCATAAGCAGGGCAAGGTCTCATTTTGACCTATACTTCAAGGACCTTACCCGGTATGACCTTTCTAAGGTGGGAAGGGTAAAACTCAATGCAAAGGTTCACAGAGTCCCTAAGGAGCTAAAACCTGCAGACTTTGAAAGACTATCAAGCCTTCCAGCCCTTGCCCTTGCGGAGGATGTGGGTGAGTTTAAGGCTGGAACTCTAATAACAGAAGATGTACTCTCTGGAATTTTCAAGCTCAAAGACAGTGTAAAAGTAAAGGACTACACAGAAGGTCAGGCAAGGTTCCTCAATGCCCTTGACCTTGTAAACACCATAAAATACCTCATAAACCTCAGATACGGAAGGGAGAAAAAGGATGACATAGCCTATCTTGGAAACAGAAGAATAAGGGCAGTGGGTGAGCTTTTAGAAAATCAGGCAAGGATAGGCATAGCCCGTATGGAGAAGTTTTTCAGAGACAGGTGCACTGTGGCAAACCCCGAAGACCCCAACCTAAAGCCTCAAGACCTTCTAAACCCGAGATATCTTACCAGCTCTCTCTATGAGTTTCTAAAGGGTGGTATGCTCTCTCAATATCTTGACAATACAAACCCACTTTCCGCTCTTACTCACAAGAGGAGGCTCTCCGCATTGGGTCCAGGAGGTCTGACAAGAGAGAGTGCCAAGTTTGAGATAAGGGACGTGCACCCCTCCCACTACGGAAGGATATGTCCCATTGAAACACCAGAAGGTCAGAACATAGGTCTTGTCACATCTCTTACTGTCTACGCTCAAACCAATGAGTATGGTTTCATTGTCACTCCCTACAGGAAAGTGGAGAATGGTAGAGTAACTGACAAGGTTGAACATTTAGCTGCCTATGAAGAGGAGAACTTTGTTATAGCTCAGTATACGCCTACTGACGAGGATGGCAGGATTCTCAGCGACAGGGTCTATGTGCGATACAAAAACGACATACAGATAGTAAAGCCAGAGCAGGTTCACTATATGGATGTTTCTCCAAGACAGGTCATATCCGTGTCCGCCTCTCTCATACCCTTCCTTGAGCATGACGATGCTAACAGGGCTCTTATGGGTTCTAACATGCAAAGGCAGGCGGTTCCTCTTATGTTTACCTCCTCTCCTCTCATAGGCACTGGTATGGAAAAGAAGGTTGCCTTTGACAGTGGTGCGGTGGTGGTGGCAAAAAGAGGTGGTGTGGTGGAAGAGGTGGACTCCAAAAGGATAATAATAAGGGCTAACCCAGAAGAGATAAACATGGCAGACCCCACGGACACGGGCATAGACCTTTATGAGCTTAAGAAGTTTGAAAGGACAAACCAGAATACATGTATAAATCAGAGACCTCTGGTGGTCAAAGGTCAAAGGGTAAACAAGGGCGAGCTACTGGCGGACGGTCAGTCCACCTTTAGGGGAGAGTTAGCCCTCGGCAAAGATGTGCTGGTTGCCTTTATGCCATGGAGGGGCTACAACTTTGAGGATGCCATCGTAATTTCAGAAAGGCTTGTCAAAGAAGATGTGTATACTTCCATACACATAGAAGAGCTTGAGGTAGAGGCAAGGGAGACGAAGATAGGTAATGAGGAGATAACCCGTCAGATACCGGGGGTTCCTGAGAGATTGCTTTCTCATTTGGACGAGTTTGGTATAGTAAGACCGGGAACATACGTAAAGCCTGGCGATATACTGGTTGGTAAGGTAACGCCCAAGGGTGAAGCCCAGCTCACACCAGAAGAAAAGCTCCTTCAGGCAATATTCGGTGAAAAGTCTAGAGATGTTAAAGACTCCTCGCTCAGATGTCCACCGGGTGTAGAAGGTGTGGTGGTTGATGTGAAGGTCTTTGTAAGAAAAACTGGAGAGAGAAGAAACTACCTTGCAGAGCATGTGGAAAGAACTGAAAGGGAGGAGCTTGAGAAGGAGCTTGAGAAGAAAAAGAGGCTCATAGTAGATGGCAGGAATAGAATAGTAAAAGACCTTGTGCTTGGTAGAAGGCTTGATAAGGATATCACAGTTAAGAAAAAAGTATACAAAGCTGGCACTGTAGTGGATGAACAGGTTTTTGATGCCCTGCTCAACTATATAATAACCAAACCAGAGAACCTCTTTGAAGATGAGGAACTGTGCAAAAGGATAAACGACCTTAGAGAAAGAACGCGCTTTCAGGTAGATATGATCTCAAAGATCTACGAGGACAAGATAGAGTCCATAGGAAAAAGAAGCGAGCTTCCGCCCGGTGTGATAACTCTCGTAAAGGTATACATAGCTCAGAAGAGAAAGATAAAAGTGGGAGACAAGATGGCAGGTCGTCACGGAAACAAGGGTGTTATATCTGTGGTGCTTCCTGTGGAGGATATGCCTTTCCTTGAGGATGGAACTCCTGTGGACATAGTGCTGAACCCTCTGGGCGTTCCATCTCGTATGAACGTGGGGCAGATATTAGAAACACACCTTGGCTGGGCTTCCAGAGAGCTTGGCAAAAGGCTTAGGGAGCTTATAGAAGAAGGGGCGGAAAGACAGGAGCTTATAGAATTTCTAAAGAAGGTCTATGCGGTGGGTGATGTGAAGGGTGAAAATCAAAGGCATGTGGAAGAGTTCCTGCATAGCCTTGATGAAGAGAGCTTTGAAGAGGTCATTAACCTCTACGCAGAAAGAGGCGTGCCAATGGCAACCTCAGCCTTTGAAGGTGCGAGCGAAGAGCATATAAGAGAACTTCTCAGGATGGCAGGGCTTCCAGAGGATGGCAAAACGGTCCTTTACGATGGAAGAACAGGCGAGCCCTTTGACATGAGGGTCACCGTCGGATACATGCATATGCTCAAACTCATACACATGGTGGATGACAAGATACATGCGCGTAGCACAGGTCCTTACTCTCTTGTGACCCAACAGCCTCTTGGCGGAAGGGCTCAGTTTGGTGGTCAAAGGCTTGGAGAGATGGAGGTTTGGGCTTTAGAAGCTCACGGTGCAGCCCACACCCTTCAGGAGATGCTCACCGTCAAGTCCGACGACATAGAGGGAAGGACAAAGGTATACGAGTCTATTGTAAAGGGCAAATACATCTACCAGCCTGGGGTTCCAGAATCCTTCAGGGTCCTTGTGCGTGAGCTAAAGGCTCTGGGGCTGGATGTAAGATGTGAAAACGGGGCGGTAATGCCCTGCGATCAGATAGAAGTTGAGGAGGAGCAGTGA
- the rplL gene encoding 50S ribosomal protein L7/L12, translating into MATLTIDEIVEAIGSMTLLEVAELVKKLEEKFGVSAAMVAAAPVAAAGAPAAGAPAVEEKTEFDVILKSAGANKINVIKVVRELTGLGLKEAKDLVEGAPKPVKEGVSKEEAEKIAAKLKEAGAEVEIK; encoded by the coding sequence ATGGCAACACTTACCATTGACGAGATCGTTGAAGCCATAGGCAGTATGACACTGCTCGAGGTTGCAGAGCTCGTCAAGAAGCTCGAGGAGAAGTTTGGCGTATCCGCAGCCATGGTAGCCGCAGCACCTGTGGCTGCCGCTGGAGCACCCGCCGCTGGAGCACCTGCGGTTGAGGAGAAGACAGAGTTTGACGTGATACTCAAGTCCGCCGGAGCCAACAAGATAAACGTTATAAAGGTGGTTAGAGAGCTCACCGGACTTGGTCTTAAGGAGGCAAAGGACCTCGTGGAGGGTGCACCCAAGCCTGTCAAGGAGGGCGTTTCAAAGGAGGAAGCGGAGAAGATTGCAGCCAAGCTGAAGGAGGCTGGTGCAGAAGTAGAAATAAAGTGA
- the rplJ gene encoding 50S ribosomal protein L10 — protein MRKSWEEKGKLINAYSERIQRSSLVVFFDFTGIDAQAITKLRADLKDAEGEMLVGKNTLFYRAFMNTVVADHREVLTGPTAFAFAYGDPVKVAKILFDFMKELDKEKPLGRIKGAYMQGRFLKPVEVQALAELPPKEVLVSKLMGAIQAPIYALVMALKSAPQKLVLTLKAIEEKKS, from the coding sequence ATGAGAAAAAGCTGGGAAGAGAAGGGCAAGCTGATAAATGCCTACAGCGAGAGAATACAAAGGTCAAGCCTTGTGGTCTTTTTTGACTTTACTGGCATTGACGCTCAGGCTATTACAAAACTCAGAGCGGACTTAAAGGATGCAGAAGGAGAAATGCTTGTGGGTAAAAATACTCTTTTTTACAGAGCCTTTATGAACACAGTGGTGGCAGACCATAGGGAAGTCCTCACTGGTCCCACTGCCTTTGCCTTCGCGTATGGTGACCCTGTTAAGGTTGCAAAAATCCTCTTTGATTTTATGAAAGAGCTTGATAAGGAAAAGCCCCTTGGGAGGATAAAGGGTGCATACATGCAAGGAAGATTTTTAAAGCCTGTAGAGGTGCAGGCTCTTGCGGAACTTCCGCCCAAAGAGGTGCTGGTCTCCAAGCTTATGGGAGCCATTCAGGCACCCATATATGCTCTTGTTATGGCTCTCAAGTCCGCACCTCAAAAACTTGTGCTTACACTTAAAGCTATAGAAGAAAAGAAATCTTAA
- the rplA gene encoding 50S ribosomal protein L1 yields the protein MKRGKRYQKCLELYDKDAFYTVEGAVEVLKKLHAGCGPKFDQTVELAMRLGVDPKYADQMVRGSVVLPHGLGRELKVLVLAEGEYQKIAKDAGADYVGGEDLINKIAKEEWVDYDVVIATPEIMPKVAKLGKILGPKGLMPNPKTGTVTTNLKQAIEEAKKGRVEFRVDKTGNLHMPVGKISFEEQKLIQNIYTAIDAVVKAKPPGAKGQYVKGIALSLTMSPSVKLDVSTTLRRLQELVA from the coding sequence ATGAAGAGAGGAAAGAGATATCAGAAATGTCTTGAGCTTTATGACAAGGATGCCTTTTACACAGTAGAAGGAGCAGTAGAAGTTCTCAAAAAACTTCATGCAGGTTGTGGTCCCAAGTTTGACCAGACGGTGGAGCTTGCCATGAGGCTCGGAGTTGACCCCAAGTATGCGGACCAGATGGTAAGAGGCTCGGTGGTATTACCCCATGGTCTTGGCAGGGAGCTAAAGGTCTTGGTGCTCGCAGAGGGTGAATATCAAAAGATAGCAAAGGACGCAGGTGCGGACTATGTGGGTGGCGAAGACCTCATAAACAAGATAGCCAAAGAAGAGTGGGTGGACTATGACGTGGTTATAGCAACTCCTGAGATAATGCCCAAGGTGGCAAAGCTCGGTAAGATACTGGGTCCAAAGGGTCTTATGCCAAACCCGAAAACTGGAACGGTCACCACAAACCTAAAGCAGGCTATAGAAGAAGCTAAAAAGGGAAGAGTGGAGTTCAGAGTTGACAAAACAGGAAACCTGCATATGCCCGTGGGTAAGATATCCTTTGAGGAGCAAAAGCTAATACAGAACATATACACCGCCATAGATGCGGTTGTGAAGGCAAAGCCCCCAGGTGCTAAGGGTCAGTATGTGAAGGGAATAGCCTTAAGCCTTACCATGAGCCCCTCTGTTAAGCTGGATGTTTCTACTACCCTCAGGAGACTTCAGGAGCTCGTAGCATGA